AAGCCTTCCCGACGCAGGGTGGCCGATTCCGACTTCGTTTTGAGTTGCCCATAATAGATGTAAATAGGACAGAGAGTACATGAAAGgtcaaataaatgacaattcaTATTTCTCCGGGAAGATGGAACACGAGCTCAAAAATGAGCAGCTCCCGGATGGCTTGATAGCTCAATGGTGGAGCAGAGTGCAATGTAATTGCATGACCAAGGGTTAGAGTCCTGtccaagcctggattttttttcagctttccaTGTAACTGCTCAAGTTCCCTCTTTAATGGTTTAATACAGTCAGAAATATGTAAAAGGAAAATCAGTTTAAGGTTTTATAAGCGAAGTGGGTTCTCAATGTTATGAAAAAGTCATTGCATGCAAGGGCCAACCACTGAGTTGACGAGAAAGTaatcttttaaaaatatatgtatttaaatattaaatttcaaaaatataaaaagaagaagaaaaagaataaatCTGAGAAAATATAATATTACTGGGGGGATAAAAGATTATATTTTACAATGGTATATCCCACGTAAAATCCAACGTGACgaacaaattgaaaaactttGCGAACTGTGCTTGGCCTAGACGATGACTGTGCATTGTTGCTGGCGGGAAGCTCGTCTATTTCTGCTGTAATAAACGGCCCTAAAAATGAAAGATATTAGAAGGACAAATAGAGATGAGAGTCTTAAAATATTTCTATTATCTTTGCTATTTAACATCTTAGATAAAAGCAATGCACAGCTAAACTTGGTCACGCCTGTGGATCCAAAGCTTGTAAATAACAACATGCTTTATGAACAGCTGAAAGTTAATTACTGTATACAAATAGTCGTCGCAGGAAAGAGCAAGATTGTTTATCTTAATggcaattttacattttcagtcCTCCCTATTCTGCAATTGGCTAGAATTGCTTCAATTCTCGTTTTCAGTTCTTTAGTAATATGAAATCTGCAAACTCGCCTTTATCGCCATTTTCAGTTTTCTGGGTTCCCTCACATTTGTGAGCATCCTTTTGATATTGCTGGCTCTGATTATCGCCCAACGCTCCAGTCACTTTCTCGAGactctttctttgtttctttatgACCAAGTCTCTCTAAAGTTGGAAAAACTATGTATTCAGTGCTTGAAGATTTCTAATATCAACGAAAATCACAATTCGCGCGCTTTATGCGCCATGATCCTCGACTATTTGAGACTATCGAAGGCTTGCGAAACACAAGGCAACAAGCATAGAAAATGAGTTCCAATGAATACCCTTTCGTTCATTATAAACAACAATTAATTAACTTCAATTAACTTCTCCTTTAATCCAAAGACGAAGTTGTTAAATTAATTGTTCAAACCAACCAAAGGCCAAGAAAAGGATTTTCATGCGGTCTTAATACCAAAGCGTTTTCCAGGTTACCACTTGGTTTGATccaaatgaaaaaggaaaaagaaaaacacgaacCTGAGATAATTGTTCTTGCAGGGCTCTTATCTGTTCTTTAAGTTCAGCTATGTCGTTTGCATTGTCTGAAACACTGTTATCATCGTCTGCTTCATAATTTCGCATTTCATCCAAGACCGGCGCTGACGTTGAGCGAggacaatttttcaaagtttgaacAGAACATGGTATTTGATCTCCTGTGCTTTCCATTTCACCCTGAACTGCAGATGATGTAGTGGGCTTGAAGGTCTCTacctcgttgagacattctggttcagtTTTCAcaggatttggtacttgatcactcgGACTCTCCGTTTCATCCTGAACGggagctgatgtgatgggctcGAATGTCTCGATCTCGTTAAGACATTCTGgatcagcttccacagcatctcgaacgtgatcacttgtactctccatttcgctctgaactggagctgatgtgacgggCTGGACATTCTCGTtttcgttgagacattctggttcagcttccaTAGGATTTGGTACCTGATCACTCGTACTTTCCATTTCACCCCTAACTagagctgatgtgatgggctggacagtctcgatctcgttgagacattctggttcagcgTCCTCAGCATCTTGTacttgatcacttgtactctccatttcgtccttaattggagctgatgtgacggaCTCGACactctcgatctcgttgagacatggtttagcttccacagcatcttgtacctgatcacttgtactctccatttcgtcctgaactggagctgatgtgacgggctcgacagtctcgatctcattgagacattctggttcaggGTCTTCAAGATCTGGTATTTGATCACTCGTACTCTCCAGTTCACCTCGAACTagagctgatgtgatgggctcAACAGTCTCGAtgtcgttgagacattctgttTCAGCTTTCACAGCATATTGTACTTGATCACTCGTACTCTCCATTTTATCCttaactggagctgatgtgatggcCTCAAccgtctcgatctcgttgagaaaTTCTGGTTCAGCTTGTTTAGGGTTTAGGACTTGATCACCTGTACTCTCCATTTTGTCCTGAACTGGAGGTGATGTGACGGGCtggacagtctcgatctcgttgagacatggttcagcttccacaTCATCTTGTACCGGATCACTTCTAATcaccatttcgtcctgaactggagcggGTGTGATGGGCTCGATAGTCTGGATcttgttgagacattctggttcagcttccacagcaaCTCGTACTTGATCACTCGTACTCTCCATTGTAttctgaactggagctgatgtgatggaCTCAGACGTGTCGATcttgttgagacattctggtttaGCTTCTTCAGGAGCACAGacttgatcacttgtactctccatttcgtcctgaagtggagctgatgtgacgggctcgacagtctcgatctcattgagacattctggttcaggGTCTTCAAGATCTGGTATTTGATCACTCGTACTCTCCAGTTCACCTCGAACTagagctgatgtgatgggctcAACAGTCTCGAtgtcgttgagacattctgttTCAGCTTTCACAGCATATTGTACTTGATCACTCGTACTCTCCATTTTATCCttaactggagctgatgtgatggcCTCAAccgtctcgatctcgttgagaaaTTCTGGTTCAGCTTGTTTAGGGTTTAGGACTTGATCacctgtactctccatttcgtcctgaagtggagctgatgtgacgggctcgacagtctcgatctcgttgagacattctggttcaggGTCTTCAAGATCTGGTATTTGATCACGCGTAATCtccatttcatcctgaactggagctaatgtgatgggctcgacaatctcgatctcgttgagacattctgggtcagcttccacagcatctcgtacttgatcacctgtactctccatttcggcCTGAACTGGAAATGGTGTGATGGGCTCGACAGTCTCTATCTCGTGGAGACATTCTCGTTCAATGTCCAtaggatttggtacttgatAATTCGTACTCTCCATGTGACCCTGAACTAGAGCTGATGTGATGGACTTAACAGTCTCGAtgtcgttgagacattctggttgaGCTTCCACAGTATCTCGTGCTTGATCACTCGTACTCTCCATTTTACcgtgaactggagctgatgtgacggaCTCAGCTGTGTAGATCTCGTTGGGTCTTTTTGGTTTGGCTTCTTCAGGAGCATGGacttgatcacttgtactctccatttcgtccttaactggagctgatgtgacgggCTCGActgtctcgatctcgttgagacattctggatcagcttccacagcatctcgaacctgatcacttgtactctccatttcgtcctgaactggagctgaggtgatgggcttgacagtcttgatctcgttgagacatggttcagcgtccacagcatcttgtacctgatcacttgtactctccatttcgtcctgcactggagctgatgtgacgggCTCGACAGTCttgatctcgttgagacatggttcagcgtCCACAGCATGTTGTACCTGATCacctgtactctccatttcgtcctgaactggagctgatgtgacgggCTTGACAGTCTTGATATCGTTGAGACATagttcagcttccacagcatcttgtacgtgatcacctgtactctccatttcgtcttGAACTGGAGCTGAGCTGATGGGCTCGACAGTCTTGATCTTGTTGAGACCCTCTGGGCCACCTTCCACAGCATCTGGTACTTGATCACCTGTACTCTTCATTTcttcctgaactggagctgatgtgatgggctcgacagtctcgatctcgttgagacattctaaGTCAGtgtccacagcatcttgtacctgatcacctgtactctccatttcgtccttaactggagctgatgtggcgggcttgacagtctcgatctcgttgagacatggttcagcttccacagcatcttgtacctgatcacttgtactctccatttcgtcctgaactggagctgaggtgAGTGGattgacagtctcgatctcgttgagacatggttcagcatctacagcatcttgtacctgatcacttgtactctccatttcggcctgaactggagctgaggtgATGGGCTGGACAGTCTTGGTatcgttgagacatggttcagcttccacagcatcttgtacctgagcacttgtactctccatttcgtcctgaactggagctgaggtgatgggcttgacagtctcgatctcgttgagacatggtgCAGGGTCCACAACACCatgtacctgatcacttgtactctccatttcgtcctgaactggagctgaggtgatgggcttgacagtctcgatctcgttgagacatggttcagcatccacagcatcttgtacctgattacttgtactctccatttcggcCTGAGttggagctgatgtgatgggatggacagtctcgatctcgttgagacattctggttcagcttcCTCATCATCTCGTacttgatcacttgtactctccatttcgtcctgaactggagctgaggtgatgggcttgacagtctcgatctcgttgagacatggttcagggTCCACAGCAccttgtacctgatcacttgtatTCTCCTTTTCGTCCTGAACTGAAGCTGAGGTGATGGGCTGGACAGTCTTGATatcgttgagacatggttcagctttcacagcatcttgta
This genomic stretch from Acropora muricata isolate sample 2 chromosome 5, ASM3666990v1, whole genome shotgun sequence harbors:
- the LOC136917363 gene encoding uro-adherence factor A-like, coding for MKQRENSSENCGKRLSQKKLRGKLRQAKKEHKLLLEKTRQADLELERLQEQKIDQEIDDEIFKKPENTERAKMEAELLNMHHWNMIFLRSLNDSQYDGKVIAGEEALNKLEKFLAQRRQQKKAKKQKENYDNKKHDETIVHEVVDKREKETSQCAKHLVDKTIDESLEKNTSDFVNSPRKTIEKKVFNSKQSETSKPAEDKESRKKTVEPSTKSQVVERMENTKDQEPTPDTKEREGVRENKAVETTTSTPVDNDMESTTYQVPSSVEIEPECLNEIKTVETVPSAPVQDEIESKNDQVQDPDEHEPECLNKIETVKSITSALVRGHMESTSDQVPNPMDIERECLDEIKTVEAITSAPVQDEMESTGDQVRYAVEADPECLNEIENVQPVRSAQVQDEMESTSNQVQDAVEAEPCLNETETAQPATSAPVKDEMESTSHHVQDAVDTDLECLNEIETVEPITSAPVQEEMKSTGDQVRDAVDAGPECLNKIKPVEPISSAPVQDEMETPVQDEMESTSDHVQDAVDPKPRLNEIETVKPITSALVQDEMKSTSDQVQDAVKAEPCLNDIKTVQPITSASVQDEKENTSDQVQGAVDPEPCLNEIETVKPITSAPVQDEMESTSDQVRDDEEAEPECLNEIETVHPITSAPTQAEMESTSNQVQDAVDAEPCLNEIETVKPITSAPVQDEMESTSDQVHGVVDPAPCLNEIETVKPITSAPVQDEMESTSAQVQDAVEAEPCLNDTKTVQPITSAPVQAEMESTSDQVQDAVDAEPCLNEIETVNPLTSAPVQDEMESTSDQPATSAPVKDEMESTGDQVQDAVDTDLECLNEIETVEPITSAPVQEEMKSTGDQVPDAVEGGPEGLNKIKTVEPISSAPVQDEMESTGDHVQDAVEAELCLNDIKTVKPVTSAPVQDEMESTGDQVQHAVDAEPCLNEIKTVEPVTSAPVQDEMESTSDQIETVEPVTSAPVKDEMESTSDQVHAPEEAKPKRPNEIYTAESVTSAPVHGKMESTSDQARDTVEAQPECLNDIETVKSITSALVQGHMESTNYQVPNPMDIERECLHEIETVEPITPFPVQAEMESTGDQVRDAVEADPECLNEIEIVEPITLAPVQDEMEITRDQIPDLEDPEPECLNEIETVEPVTSAPLQDEMESTGDQVLNPKQAEPEFLNEIETVEAITSAPVKDKMESTSDQVQYAVKAETECLNDIETVEPITSALVRGELESTSDQIPDLEDPEPECLNEIETVEPVTSAPLQDEMESTSDQVCAPEEAKPECLNKIDTSESITSAPVQNTMESTSDQVRVAVEAEPECLNKIQTIEPITPAPVQDEMVIRSDPVQDDVEAEPCLNEIETVQPVTSPPVQDKMESTGDQVLNPKQAEPEFLNEIETVEAITSAPVKDKMESTSDQVQYAVKAETECLNDIETVEPITSALVRGELESTSDQIPDLEDPEPECLNEIETVEPVTSAPVQDEMESTSDQVQDAVEAKPCLNEIESVESVTSAPIKDEMESTSDQVQDAEDAEPECLNEIETVQPITSALVRGEMESTSDQVPNPMEAEPECLNENENVQPVTSAPVQSEMESTSDHVRDAVEADPECLNEIETFEPITSAPVQDETESPSDQVPNPVKTEPECLNEVETFKPTTSSAVQGEMESTGDQIPCSVQTLKNCPRSTSAPVLDEMRNYEADDDNSVSDNANDIAELKEQIRALQEQLSQRDLVIKKQRKSLEKVTGALGDNQSQQYQKDAHKCEGTQKTENGDKGPFITAEIDELPASNNAQSSSRPSTVRKVFQFVRHVGFYVGYTIVKYNLLSPQ